In one Capricornis sumatraensis isolate serow.1 chromosome 1, serow.2, whole genome shotgun sequence genomic region, the following are encoded:
- the LRRTM4 gene encoding leucine-rich repeat transmembrane neuronal protein 4: MCICLLFNIVGFHLITQLRGMRVVLVLLPTLLLVMLTGAQRACPKNCRCDGKIVYCESHAFADIPENISGGSQGLSLRFNSIQKLKSNQFASLNQLIWLYLDHNYISSVDEDAFQGIRRLKELILSSNKITYLHNKTFHPVPNLRSLDLSYNKLQTLQSEQFKGLRKLIILHLRSNSLKTVPIRVFQDCRNLDFLDLGYNRLRSLSRNAFAGLLKLKELHLEHNQFSKINFAHFPRLFNLRSIYLQWNRIRSISQGLTWTWSSLHNLDLSGNDIQGIEPGTFKCLPNLQKLNLDSNKLTNISQETVNAWISLVSITLSGNMWECSRSICPLFYWLKNFKGNKESTMICAGPKHIQGEKVSDAVETYNICSEVQVVNTEKSHVVPQTPQKPLIIPKPTTLKSDPSRSTLETPSPSPGFQIPGTEQEYEHVSFHKIIAGSVALFLSVAMILLVIYVSWKRYPASMKQLQQHSLMKRRRKKTRESERQMNSPLQEYYVDYKPTNSETMDISVNGSGPCTYTISGSRECEV, translated from the coding sequence ATGTgcatttgtcttctttttaatattgtagGTTTCCATTTAATTACGCAGCTGAGAGGCATGCGTGTGGTGCTAGTGCTACTTCCTACACTGCTGCTTGTTATGCTCACGGGGGCTCAGAGAGCTTGCCCAAAGAACTGCAGATGTGATGGCAAAATTGTGTACTGTGAGTCTCACGCTTTTGCAGATATTCCTGAGAACATTTCTGGAGGGTCACAAGGCTTATCGTTAAGGTTCAACAGCATTCAGAAACTCAAATCCAATCAGTTTGCCAGCCTTAACCAGCTTATATGGCTTTATCTTGACCATAATTACATTAGCTCAGTGGATGAAGATGCATTTCAAGGCATCCGCAGACTGAAAGAATTAATTCTAAGCTCCAACAAAATTACCTATCTGCACAATAAAACATTTCACCCGGTTCCCAATCTCCGCAGTCTGGACCTCTCCTACAATAAGCTTCAGACATTGCAATCTGAACAATTTAAAGGCCTTCGGAAACTTATCATTTTGCACTTGAGATCTAACTCATTAAAGACTGTACCAATCAGAGTTTTTCAAGACTGTCGAAATCTTGACTTTCTGGATTTGGGTTATAATCGTCTTCGAAGCTTGTCGCGAAATGCTTTTGCTGGCCTTTTGAAGTTAAAAGAGCTCCACTTGGAGCACAATCAGTTTTCCAAGATCAACTTTGCTCATTTTCCACGCCTCTTCAACCTCCGTTCAATTTACTTACAATGGAACAGAATTCGCTCCATTAGCCAAGGCTTGACATGGACTTGGAGTTCCTTACACAACTTGGATTTATCAGGGAATGATATCCAAGGAATTGAGCCGGGCACATTTAAATGTTTGCCCAATCTGCAAAAATTGAATTTGGATTCCAACAAGCTTACCAACATCTCACAGGAAACTGTCAATGCATGGATATCATTAGTATCCATCACTTTGTCTGGGAATATGTGGGAATGCAGTCGAAGCATTTGTCCTCTATTTTACTGGCTTAAGAATTTCAAAGGAAATAAGGAAAGCACCATGATATGTGCAGGACCTAAGCACATCCAAGGTGAAAAGGTTAGTGATGCAGTGGAAACATATAATATCTGCTCTGAAGTCCAGGTGGTCAACACAGAAAAATCACACGTGGTACCCCAAACTCCCCAGAAGCCTCTGATTATCCCTAAACCTACAACCTTGAAATCTGATCCTAGCCGGTCCACCCTTGAAACACCAAGCCCTTCCCCGGGGTTTCAgattcctggcacagagcaagaGTATGAGCATGTTTCATTCCACAAAATTATTGCAGGGAGCGTGGCTCTCTTTCTTTCGGTGGCTATGATCCTCTTGGTAATCTATGTGTCTTGGAAACGCTACCCAGCCAGCATGAAACAACTTCAGCAACACTCTCTTATGAAGAGGCGGCGGAAAAAGACCAGAGAGTCTGAGAGACAAATGAATTCCCCTTTACAGGAGTATTATGTGGACTACAAGCCTACAAACTCTGAGACCATGGATATATCGGTTAATGGATCTGGGCCCTGCACATATACCATCTCTGGCTCCAGGGAATGTGAGGTATGA